From a region of the Physeter macrocephalus isolate SW-GA unplaced genomic scaffold, ASM283717v5 random_235, whole genome shotgun sequence genome:
- the LOC112067309 gene encoding interferon lambda-4-like yields MGPRGAAAVAVGLWVLVTVGVAPDPEVVEPPRRLLSHYRSLDPRALLAIKALRDRYEEETLSWRPRNCSFRRRRDPPRPSSRALLRQVARGLADAQDVLSGLPSPELFPGVGPTLELLAAAGRD; encoded by the exons ATGGGGCCGCGTGGCGCAGCCGCGGTGGCCGTGGGGCTGTGGGTCTTGGTGACGGTGGGCGTGGCGCCGGACCCCGAGGTGGTGGAGCCTCCGCGGCGCCTCCTCTCACACTACCGCTCCCTGGACCCCCGGGCGCTGCTGGCCATCAAGGCACTGAGGGACCGCTAT GAGGAAGAGACGCTGAGCTGGAGGCCGCGCAACTGCTCGTTCCGCCGGAGGAGGGACCCTCCGCGGCCTTCC TCCCGTGCGCTGCTCCGCCAGGTGGCCCGCGGCCTCGCCGACGCCCAAGACGTGCTGAGCGGCCTGCCGAGCCCCGAGCTGTTCCCCGGCGTCGGCCCGACCCTGGAGCTGCTGGCGGCCGCGGGGCGggac